One window of candidate division KSB1 bacterium genomic DNA carries:
- a CDS encoding porphobilinogen synthase: MSIEFPHIRPRRLRLNESLRRMMQETTLNPADFVYPLFVRHGSDIQHPIQSMPRVFQWSIDKLIGEIEEVAALGIPAVMLFGIPEKKDAYGSENYNPEGIIPRAIRAIKETLPEF; the protein is encoded by the coding sequence ATGTCGATAGAATTTCCCCATATCCGTCCACGCAGGCTACGTTTGAATGAGAGTTTGCGACGAATGATGCAGGAAACAACATTGAATCCTGCTGACTTTGTGTACCCGCTTTTTGTTCGGCATGGCAGCGATATACAACATCCTATTCAATCTATGCCGAGAGTTTTTCAGTGGTCCATCGATAAATTGATCGGAGAAATAGAAGAAGTTGCAGCGCTTGGAATCCCTGCCGTGATGCTCTTTGGTATTCCGGAGAAGAAAGATGCATATGGCAGTGAGAATTATAATCCGGAAGGAATCATTCCCCGGGCGATTCGTGCGATTAAGGAAACCTTACCTGAATTT